The nucleotide window GTTCGGGTCCCCTTTATATATCGACGGAGGAGTTACTTTCGGGAAAAATGCTTAGGAATTAAATAGTATAGTTAAAAACAGGGAGGGTAAAGATTCATGAAAAAGAATCGGGGAATAAAAAGTGTTTTATTTCTTCTGCCGGCGGCCCTATTAGCAGCATGCGGGAACGGGGACGCGGAAGAGGGAGCATCCGCGGATGAAGAGGAAGTATATGAAATTAGTATCGCTCATGGTAACCAACCGGGTGAACCTACGACTGAAGTTGCTGAAAAATGGGCTGAGTTGGCAGAAGAGGAAAGTGACGGGAGACTCGAAGTAACCGTTTATCCGAGTTCACAATTAGGTGATGAAGGTGACGTGGTTGAGCAAGCAATAGCTGGCAATAATGTTATCATCATGACGGGCTATGATTATTTAATGGATTATGTGCAAGACCTTGGGATTCTAACAGCACCTTATCTGACAGAGGATTTTGAGGAACTGATCTATTTAACTACGACCGATTGGTTTGATGGATTACACGATGATCTGAAAGAACAAGGCCTTGAGATTGTGGCAACCAATAATGTTTATGGTGAGCGCCATTTAATGACAAATGATGAGGTGTTAACTCCGGATGATTTAAACGGGATGGTTATTCGTACGCCGGACAACAATATGGCGATTCAATCTTTTGAGGCTATGGGTGCGTCACCAACAGCCCTTCCGCTGGATGAATTGTACACTTCACTTCAACAAGGCGTTGTGGATGGTGCCGAGAATCCGCTTCCGGTGCTAGAAGGAACGAACGCACATGAAGTTACAAATCACCTTGCTTTGACCGGGCATCAAAAATTTATTACGCCTTGGGTGGCAGGGACGACGTTTATGGAAACGCTTCCTGAAGATCTGATAACTATCCTGCAAGAAACAGGGGATGAAGCAATGGAAGATTCGGAGCAACTAGTTGAAGAGGCAGAGGAAGAAATACTGCAAACATTTGAAGAAGAAGGAATTACCATTAATGAAGTCGATCAAGAACCGTTTGAAGAAGAAGCTATGAATTTGTACGATATTACAGACCAATGGTCTGAAGACTTATATGATCATGTTCAACAACTTCTTGAAGAGCGTTAAAGGGCATCGAGCTTGGTAGCGAGGGCAAGTGAATGTTTAACGCACTTGTCCTGCTATTTTTTAAGAGAAAAAACGAGAAGGTGAAATTCTCATGAATTTTGTAAAGCTATTGCGAAACATAGATGATTATATCATTACAATTGCGATTGCGGGCACTATTATCGTTGTCAGCTCAAATATTTTCTTCAGATATGTACTAAATAGTCCAATAACATGGACAGAAGAATTGAGTATTGCTTTTTTTGTATATGTAACATATTTTGGATTGAGCTCAGCTATGAAGCGGAACAGCCATATAGGAATCGACTACTTCGTTCGTAAACTCCCTGATCCATTATCATATTTTTTTCAATGGGTTAGACTTATTACGATCTTTGGCATCATACTTTTTGTTTTTGTTTACTTGGGCTTTCAATTGGCGTTAGACACCACCGCACAGACGTCCATCCTGGGAATTAGTT belongs to Salicibibacter cibi and includes:
- a CDS encoding C4-dicarboxylate TRAP transporter substrate-binding protein, producing MKKNRGIKSVLFLLPAALLAACGNGDAEEGASADEEEVYEISIAHGNQPGEPTTEVAEKWAELAEEESDGRLEVTVYPSSQLGDEGDVVEQAIAGNNVIIMTGYDYLMDYVQDLGILTAPYLTEDFEELIYLTTTDWFDGLHDDLKEQGLEIVATNNVYGERHLMTNDEVLTPDDLNGMVIRTPDNNMAIQSFEAMGASPTALPLDELYTSLQQGVVDGAENPLPVLEGTNAHEVTNHLALTGHQKFITPWVAGTTFMETLPEDLITILQETGDEAMEDSEQLVEEAEEEILQTFEEEGITINEVDQEPFEEEAMNLYDITDQWSEDLYDHVQQLLEER
- a CDS encoding TRAP transporter small permease codes for the protein MNFVKLLRNIDDYIITIAIAGTIIVVSSNIFFRYVLNSPITWTEELSIAFFVYVTYFGLSSAMKRNSHIGIDYFVRKLPDPLSYFFQWVRLITIFGIILFVFVYLGFQLALDTTAQTSILGISYIYIYLSIPLGGILALLHLTYVIVTRNKDFIKHNKGAY